A window from Leptothermofonsia sichuanensis E412 encodes these proteins:
- a CDS encoding class I SAM-dependent methyltransferase — protein sequence MSNKSLNLSDRLYDYLLSVSLREPEVLAELRQETAGHPRSVMQIAPDQGQFMALLIRLIGAKKALEVGVFTGYSSLCVALALPPEGKLIACDISEEYTAIARRYWQKASVTDKIDLRIAPALETLDQLVTAGQANSFDFAFIDADKENYLNYYERALQLVRPGGLIAVDNVLWGGAVADPAVQDESTQAIRAFNQTLHRDERVDLSLVAIADGLTLAMKR from the coding sequence ATGTCGAATAAATCCCTCAACTTGAGCGATCGCCTCTACGATTACCTGCTCTCCGTCTCACTACGGGAACCCGAAGTCCTCGCAGAGCTGCGGCAGGAGACGGCTGGCCATCCCAGAAGTGTAATGCAAATTGCACCGGATCAGGGACAGTTCATGGCACTTTTAATCCGGTTGATTGGAGCGAAAAAAGCCCTGGAAGTGGGGGTTTTTACTGGTTACAGTTCTCTCTGCGTCGCCCTGGCACTCCCTCCAGAAGGCAAACTGATTGCCTGCGATATTAGCGAGGAGTATACCGCCATTGCCAGGCGCTACTGGCAGAAGGCGAGCGTGACCGATAAAATCGACCTGCGCATTGCCCCTGCCCTGGAAACCCTGGATCAGCTTGTAACCGCGGGACAGGCGAATAGTTTTGATTTTGCCTTTATTGATGCAGACAAGGAAAACTATCTCAACTACTACGAACGCGCCTTGCAACTGGTCAGACCGGGTGGGCTGATTGCGGTGGACAACGTTCTCTGGGGGGGCGCTGTTGCCGATCCAGCGGTGCAAGACGAAAGCACACAGGCAATTCGGGCGTTCAACCAGACATTGCATCGGGATGAACGGGTAGATCTCAGCCTGGTGGCGATCGCCGATGGGTTGACCCTGGCAATGAAGCGATAA
- a CDS encoding glutathione S-transferase family protein gives MANLTLYGTPLSTYVRTVRLLLEEAGAEYDLKDINIFEGENRSPDYLCKHPFGKVPVLDANGAILYETVAITGYLDTVVANHKFSPADPLLQARMRQIMAIIDSYLYGPAIGTIVIQRFIVPKQGGQTDEGKVAEAVAPAKTALEAIEAITVATPYLLGSDLSLADFHLIPIFIYLAQTPEFESTTAQTPKLRTWWNQVSQLPSVKKVGG, from the coding sequence ATGGCAAATCTCACTCTTTACGGTACTCCTCTCAGCACCTATGTCCGTACTGTCCGATTGTTATTGGAAGAGGCTGGTGCAGAGTATGACCTCAAAGATATCAATATCTTTGAAGGAGAAAACCGGTCACCTGACTACCTTTGCAAGCATCCATTTGGTAAGGTGCCTGTCCTCGATGCGAATGGTGCAATCCTTTATGAAACGGTTGCAATTACTGGTTATCTGGATACTGTTGTCGCCAATCATAAGTTCAGTCCTGCCGATCCCCTGCTTCAGGCTCGAATGCGCCAGATTATGGCAATCATTGACAGCTATCTGTATGGGCCTGCCATTGGCACCATTGTGATCCAGCGTTTCATTGTGCCGAAGCAGGGTGGGCAAACCGATGAAGGTAAGGTGGCTGAGGCTGTTGCACCCGCAAAAACCGCGCTGGAGGCGATCGAAGCCATTACAGTAGCAACCCCATACCTGCTGGGCAGTGACCTGAGCCTTGCAGATTTCCACCTGATTCCAATCTTTATTTACCTGGCGCAGACTCCAGAATTTGAATCAACTACAGCACAGACTCCAAAGCTACGAACCTGGTGGAATCAGGTCAGCCAGCTTCCCAGTGTGAAAAAAGTAGGGGGGTGA
- a CDS encoding nucleotide exchange factor GrpE, translating into MPETNLLWFGLFLEAGFVLMIFWFFRPHSLAGDQLWERFLQLKKDYQNNQQEFQQQKTRLAQECARLRQALQQQNDQLMQDYLQHRQEWRQREEHLTQAYNRLVDSRDRLMHEFEQEKTQLTHELLRLQQELEHQKLQLIEEDTRLQEEPQSSQIELIDELRLSTFQCLQPLLVGYPTLSKIAHAKPDLSAKSLTGMFTCLTTLLQDWGYETIGPVWEAVAFDPQLHQADSPDIQPGETVYIRFVGYCNGEFILCPAKVSRTLPGAKEAATVQQVKETEYSE; encoded by the coding sequence ATGCCAGAAACTAATCTGCTCTGGTTTGGGTTGTTTCTAGAGGCAGGCTTTGTCCTGATGATTTTCTGGTTTTTTCGCCCCCATTCTCTGGCCGGTGACCAACTGTGGGAGCGGTTCTTACAGTTGAAAAAGGATTATCAGAACAATCAGCAGGAGTTTCAGCAGCAGAAGACCCGATTGGCTCAAGAATGTGCCCGTCTGCGACAGGCTCTTCAGCAACAGAATGATCAGTTGATGCAGGATTATCTCCAGCATCGGCAGGAGTGGCGGCAGCGGGAAGAGCACCTGACTCAGGCGTACAATCGCCTGGTAGATTCCCGCGATCGCCTGATGCATGAATTTGAGCAGGAAAAAACCCAGCTTACCCATGAGCTTCTGCGCCTTCAGCAGGAACTGGAGCATCAAAAGCTTCAATTGATCGAGGAAGATACCCGGTTGCAAGAGGAACCTCAGTCGTCCCAAATTGAATTGATCGATGAACTTCGCCTCTCGACTTTTCAGTGTTTACAGCCTTTACTGGTTGGGTACCCCACCCTGAGCAAAATTGCCCATGCAAAGCCCGATCTATCCGCTAAAAGCCTGACTGGAATGTTTACCTGCCTGACAACCCTGCTTCAGGATTGGGGCTACGAAACCATCGGTCCGGTCTGGGAAGCGGTTGCCTTCGACCCCCAACTTCACCAAGCCGACTCACCGGATATTCAACCCGGAGAAACTGTCTATATCCGATTCGTGGGGTACTGTAACGGGGAATTCATTTTGTGTCCAGCGAAGGTCAGCCGCACATTACCAGGGGCAAAGGAAGCCGCAACAGTTCAGCAAGTCAAGGAGACAGAGTATTCTGAATAG